In one window of Candidatus Hydrogenedentota bacterium DNA:
- a CDS encoding damage-inducible protein DinB, whose product VQTDVFELKREAYTPFLAANRAELLKSHDDNVAEAIRALTGQSDAHMLAVWRMKVEGKVVMELPRVAVVRSMLINHTVHHRGQLTVYLRMHDVPLPSLYGPSADEQA is encoded by the coding sequence GTCCAGACCGACGTCTTCGAACTGAAAAGGGAAGCCTACACACCCTTTCTGGCCGCAAACCGGGCGGAACTGCTGAAGAGCCACGATGATAACGTTGCAGAGGCCATCCGGGCGCTGACCGGCCAAAGCGACGCCCACATGCTGGCCGTGTGGCGCATGAAGGTGGAGGGCAAGGTCGTCATGGAACTGCCGCGCGTGGCGGTCGTGCGCTCGATGCTGATTAATCACACGGTCCACCACCGCGGGCAACTGACCGTCTATCTGCGCATGCACGATGTCCCCCTGCCGTCGCTCTATGGCCCTTCCGCGGACGAACAGGCATAG
- a CDS encoding alginate export family protein, which translates to MRRVAFMALLGLLILATVSAVAELQQVSVGGSVRIRGNYVSNELTGPLPQPRWLPPLLGGRPIGGPFNPAVASIYHWDNDGPDYSSVEMRTRLHVRADFTDDVSTFIEVDSYDNWGEDFRSNYITGVDGRAATGDDVEIFQAYIEARDLWDSPLSLRIGRQELAFGSQWLVGPRDFGFFFTGISFDALRLTYAADTFTVDAWASKLAERFSDFGDADVDFYGLYGSYTGIEGHTLDAYWMMLRDDTGIEDVAGGPVTEWIEDLWGVDDYGATTLHTAGVRAAGKFGAFDYDAEVAYQFGEADAIGTTFKPGLYGDDDADFDNLGAKLELGYAFDAAWHPRVFTAFRYYGGEDNRDISFWEWLNPFDKPEASINFNRLFSNDILSGFIDANNDFTNAWYARVGLMTAPTEKLRTMFWVSYYESLEDFDAPRHFTLGKMRIPILPGASWWTQANDDDLGIDVMLALTYLYSQDLSFDIGWTHLFTGDGYAQGNYNSFNGLVFNGGSDDDDADYVFAGCRVDF; encoded by the coding sequence ATGCGTAGAGTTGCATTCATGGCATTGCTTGGCCTGCTGATATTGGCGACGGTGTCCGCCGTGGCCGAGCTGCAGCAGGTGTCGGTGGGCGGTTCCGTGCGCATCCGCGGCAACTACGTGAGCAACGAACTGACCGGTCCGCTGCCGCAACCGCGATGGCTGCCGCCTTTGCTGGGCGGCCGGCCTATCGGCGGGCCGTTCAACCCCGCGGTGGCCAGTATTTACCACTGGGACAATGACGGCCCGGACTATTCGTCGGTCGAGATGCGCACGCGCCTGCATGTCCGCGCGGACTTCACGGATGACGTGAGCACGTTCATTGAGGTGGATTCTTATGACAATTGGGGCGAGGACTTCCGCTCCAATTACATCACCGGCGTGGACGGCCGCGCCGCGACCGGCGACGATGTCGAGATTTTCCAGGCGTACATTGAAGCGCGCGACCTTTGGGATTCGCCGCTGAGTCTGCGCATCGGGCGCCAGGAACTGGCCTTTGGCAGCCAGTGGCTGGTTGGCCCTCGCGACTTCGGCTTCTTCTTCACGGGCATTTCGTTCGACGCGCTGCGCCTCACGTACGCCGCGGACACGTTCACGGTCGACGCGTGGGCCAGCAAGCTCGCGGAGCGGTTCTCCGACTTCGGCGACGCGGACGTGGATTTCTACGGCCTGTACGGCAGCTACACCGGTATCGAGGGGCATACCCTGGACGCTTACTGGATGATGCTGCGCGACGACACCGGCATCGAGGACGTGGCGGGCGGCCCCGTCACCGAATGGATTGAAGACCTCTGGGGCGTCGATGACTACGGCGCCACCACGCTGCACACCGCCGGAGTGCGCGCCGCTGGCAAGTTTGGCGCGTTCGACTACGACGCGGAAGTGGCGTATCAGTTCGGCGAAGCCGACGCCATCGGCACGACTTTCAAGCCGGGCCTCTATGGCGACGATGACGCGGACTTCGACAATCTGGGCGCGAAACTTGAGCTCGGCTACGCGTTCGACGCGGCCTGGCATCCGCGTGTCTTCACCGCGTTCCGGTATTATGGCGGCGAAGACAACCGCGACATCTCGTTCTGGGAGTGGTTGAATCCCTTCGATAAGCCCGAGGCGAGCATCAACTTCAATCGCCTGTTCTCGAACGATATTCTCAGCGGGTTCATCGATGCGAACAACGACTTCACGAACGCCTGGTACGCGCGCGTCGGCCTGATGACTGCGCCCACGGAAAAACTGCGGACGATGTTCTGGGTCTCGTATTACGAGTCCCTGGAGGACTTCGACGCGCCGCGCCACTTCACCCTTGGCAAGATGCGCATCCCCATCCTGCCGGGCGCCTCGTGGTGGACTCAGGCGAACGACGACGACCTTGGCATCGACGTGATGCTTGCGCTCACGTATCTGTACAGCCAAGACCTCTCGTTCGACATCGGCTGGACTCACCTGTTCACGGGCGACGGCTATGCCCAGGGCAACTACAACAGCTTCAACGGTCTGGTGTTCAACGGCGGCAGCGACGATGACGACGCCGACTACGTCTTCGCCGGCTGCCGGGTGGACTTCTGA
- a CDS encoding TetR/AcrR family transcriptional regulator, producing the protein MNRTIVDLEAGLDMKARITAAAIRLFGAHGYEGASLQAIADAVGIRKQSLLHHFPSKETLHRHVVESLVVYWKNELPRLLAATESGYGRFDATMTALVQFFLEDPDRARLTVREMLDRPAMLAAMMREHLSPWARLIADYIRMGQDSGLIRADIRPESYLIQVMLMIIATAGLGPVASVLVHGDHEESRPDVAELVRIAHDSLFKKPRSVRAQ; encoded by the coding sequence ATGAACCGTACGATCGTCGACCTCGAAGCCGGTCTCGACATGAAGGCGCGCATCACCGCCGCCGCGATACGCCTGTTTGGCGCGCACGGATACGAGGGGGCTTCCCTCCAAGCCATCGCGGACGCGGTCGGTATCCGCAAGCAATCGCTGTTGCATCACTTCCCCTCCAAAGAAACCCTGCACCGTCACGTGGTCGAGTCGCTGGTCGTGTACTGGAAGAATGAGCTGCCGCGCCTGCTTGCCGCAACGGAAAGCGGATACGGCCGCTTCGACGCTACCATGACCGCGCTGGTACAGTTCTTCCTGGAGGACCCGGACCGCGCGCGCCTGACCGTGCGCGAGATGCTGGACCGGCCAGCAATGCTCGCCGCCATGATGCGCGAACACCTCAGCCCTTGGGCGCGTCTGATTGCCGACTATATTCGCATGGGACAGGACTCGGGCCTCATCCGGGCCGATATCCGGCCGGAATCGTATCTCATTCAGGTGATGCTGATGATCATCGCCACAGCGGGGCTGGGGCCGGTCGCCTCGGTGCTTGTGCATGGAGACCATGAAGAAAGCAGGCCGGACGTGGCGGAACTGGTGCGCATTGCGCACGACTCCTTGTTCAAGAAGCCGCGGTCCGTCCGCGCGCAATAA
- a CDS encoding electron transfer flavoprotein subunit alpha/FixB family protein: MSVLVLLEQRGELKPCAFEAATAAGKVARAAGLELNAVYIGQALADQADLLKGFGFGKVFAYERGELGHYSNDAYVPIVRDLVRELGARVVIGSATALGREYCASVAARLGAELLQDCLDVWWDGGLMARKPVYAGKVLSDVRVTGAPAMVSLRPNVIPVVREGDAAPEVVRREMPSVTLRTVLKQAAEAAAGTVELTEAKIVVSGGRGIGGPENWPVLQALCDVLGAALGASRAAVDAGWIHHAHQVGQTGKVVSPDVYIACGISGAIQHQAGMRTSKIIVAINKDTNAPIFKLCDYGIVGDLFEVAPMLTEELRKVRAA; this comes from the coding sequence ATGAGCGTGCTGGTCTTGCTGGAACAACGGGGGGAATTGAAGCCCTGCGCATTCGAAGCGGCCACGGCGGCGGGAAAGGTGGCGCGCGCGGCGGGGCTGGAGTTGAACGCGGTCTACATCGGCCAAGCCTTGGCGGACCAGGCTGACCTGTTGAAAGGCTTTGGCTTTGGGAAGGTCTTCGCGTACGAGCGCGGCGAATTGGGGCATTACTCGAACGATGCCTACGTGCCCATCGTGCGCGACCTCGTCCGCGAACTCGGCGCGCGTGTCGTCATTGGCTCCGCCACAGCGCTGGGCCGGGAGTACTGCGCGTCCGTGGCCGCGCGTTTGGGCGCGGAATTGCTGCAGGACTGCCTGGACGTCTGGTGGGACGGCGGATTGATGGCGCGAAAGCCCGTCTATGCAGGCAAAGTGCTCTCAGACGTGCGGGTGACGGGTGCGCCCGCGATGGTCTCGCTGCGTCCGAATGTCATTCCGGTGGTGCGCGAGGGCGACGCCGCGCCCGAGGTCGTGCGCCGCGAGATGCCGTCCGTGACTCTGCGCACGGTGCTGAAACAGGCCGCCGAAGCCGCCGCGGGGACGGTCGAACTCACGGAAGCCAAGATTGTCGTGTCCGGCGGGCGCGGAATCGGCGGCCCCGAGAACTGGCCGGTGCTCCAGGCTTTGTGCGACGTGCTTGGCGCGGCCTTAGGCGCGAGCCGCGCGGCCGTGGACGCGGGCTGGATTCATCACGCGCATCAGGTTGGCCAGACGGGCAAGGTGGTCAGTCCGGACGTATACATTGCGTGCGGTATCAGCGGTGCGATTCAGCATCAGGCGGGCATGCGCACCTCCAAGATTATCGTGGCGATCAACAAGGATACGAATGCGCCCATTTTCAAGCTGTGCGATTACGGGATCGTGGGCGACTTGTTCGAGGTGGCGCCTATGCTGACGGAGGAATTGCGCAAGGTGCGCGCGGCTTGA
- a CDS encoding 4Fe-4S dicluster domain-containing protein, with protein sequence MLTLPEKVLFALVLAGAASYFAVRIATLVRLIRLGKPDPDHRSFKSGIGGALIDVFTQRKVFRKPAVGLLHICIVWGFFVFAVNTVNHFTGAFLPGFRLFGATSLSLYYASLADIFAVLIIAGVAGLAVRRYAFRPESLTPRSVESAVVFLGIGGAMAAYLLSHAAAVAMDRLDHASYYVISARLAQVFSGMGALPLTVFAHAAWWADALLHLMLVALLVIPTKHLHLVAGPINLALPATRARGQMSKMDLEDETAESFGVSKLTDFTWKQNLDLYACIECGRCQDFCPTYNTGKPLKPKHLIVDLKHHLLRDGPRLLAGGPNGAVAALPQLAGGVLDVEAVWACTTCLACVAHCPMGIEHVDKLTGLRRYLTLTEAATPEQGNVAFRNMETAGNPWGFAQAERGAWADGLDVPIMAGKREADVLYWVGCSGSYDDRTKRISRAMVRILQAAGVDFAILGAEERCTCESARRLGNEYLYQTATQEIAETLAQYRFKRILTACPHCFNTFKNEYPDFGARHEVVHHAEFIAELLRSGRIVLKSQRAARLVYHDSCYLGRYSGIYDAPRTVFAAAGYELVSAPREREHGFCCGAGGGRMWLEETAGEKINTVRARELLATDAKVIGAACPFCMTMLSDGVKSADAGQTSVIDVAEVVATLLIEAPDLTTAQASGGQPAP encoded by the coding sequence ATGCTGACCTTACCTGAGAAGGTGCTGTTCGCACTGGTTCTGGCGGGAGCGGCCTCCTATTTCGCGGTGCGTATTGCGACCCTCGTGCGCCTGATCCGGCTGGGAAAGCCGGACCCGGACCACCGCTCGTTCAAGAGCGGTATCGGCGGCGCGCTGATCGATGTCTTCACGCAGCGCAAGGTGTTCCGAAAACCGGCGGTGGGCTTGCTGCACATCTGCATCGTGTGGGGCTTCTTCGTATTCGCGGTCAACACGGTCAACCACTTTACCGGAGCCTTTCTGCCGGGGTTCCGCCTATTCGGCGCAACGTCGCTCTCGCTGTACTATGCCTCGCTGGCCGACATCTTCGCGGTCCTGATTATCGCCGGTGTCGCCGGGCTGGCCGTGCGCCGCTACGCATTCCGGCCGGAGAGCCTGACGCCGCGTTCGGTGGAATCCGCCGTGGTGTTTCTCGGCATCGGCGGCGCGATGGCCGCCTACCTGCTGTCACATGCGGCCGCGGTGGCCATGGACCGGCTCGACCACGCATCGTATTACGTGATATCGGCGCGGCTCGCGCAGGTCTTTTCCGGCATGGGTGCGCTTCCGCTGACGGTGTTCGCGCATGCGGCCTGGTGGGCGGACGCGCTGCTGCACCTGATGCTGGTCGCGCTGCTGGTTATCCCGACGAAACATCTGCACCTGGTGGCGGGCCCGATTAACCTCGCGCTGCCGGCGACGCGTGCGCGCGGGCAAATGTCGAAAATGGACCTCGAAGACGAGACGGCGGAATCGTTCGGGGTATCGAAACTCACCGACTTCACGTGGAAGCAGAACCTTGACCTGTATGCTTGCATCGAGTGCGGCCGCTGCCAGGATTTCTGTCCAACGTATAACACCGGCAAGCCGCTCAAGCCCAAGCACCTGATCGTAGACCTGAAACACCACCTGCTGCGCGACGGCCCGCGTCTGCTCGCCGGGGGGCCAAACGGCGCTGTCGCGGCCTTGCCGCAACTCGCCGGCGGCGTACTCGATGTCGAGGCGGTCTGGGCCTGCACGACGTGCCTGGCGTGCGTGGCCCATTGTCCGATGGGCATCGAGCACGTGGACAAGCTGACCGGCCTGCGCCGCTATCTCACATTGACCGAGGCGGCCACACCCGAGCAGGGCAATGTCGCGTTCCGCAACATGGAAACGGCGGGCAACCCGTGGGGCTTCGCGCAGGCCGAGCGCGGGGCGTGGGCTGATGGCCTGGATGTGCCAATCATGGCGGGTAAGCGCGAGGCCGACGTGCTATATTGGGTGGGCTGCAGCGGCTCGTACGACGACCGGACCAAACGCATCTCGCGGGCGATGGTGCGTATCCTCCAAGCCGCGGGGGTCGATTTCGCAATTCTCGGGGCGGAGGAGCGCTGCACCTGTGAAAGCGCCCGCCGGCTTGGCAACGAATACCTGTATCAGACGGCCACGCAGGAGATTGCCGAGACGCTGGCGCAGTATCGGTTCAAGCGTATTCTCACGGCCTGCCCCCATTGTTTCAACACCTTCAAGAACGAATACCCGGATTTCGGCGCGCGGCACGAAGTGGTGCATCACGCGGAATTCATCGCGGAACTGCTTCGAAGCGGGCGTATTGTCCTCAAGTCGCAGCGCGCCGCCCGGCTCGTCTACCACGATTCCTGCTATCTGGGCCGCTACAGCGGCATTTACGATGCGCCGCGCACGGTGTTCGCGGCGGCCGGCTATGAGCTCGTATCCGCGCCGCGCGAACGCGAGCACGGTTTCTGTTGCGGGGCGGGCGGGGGCCGCATGTGGCTGGAGGAAACCGCGGGCGAAAAGATCAACACGGTCCGCGCGCGGGAACTGCTCGCGACCGATGCGAAAGTGATTGGCGCGGCGTGCCCGTTCTGCATGACGATGCTAAGCGACGGCGTGAAGAGCGCGGATGCGGGCCAGACATCCGTGATTGACGTGGCGGAAGTTGTCGCCACACTCCTGATAGAGGCGCCGGACTTGACAACGGCGCAGGCGAGTGGAGGACAACCAGCACCGTGA
- a CDS encoding acyl-CoA dehydrogenase, with protein MSNVLTDMRNLRFLLYEVLKADEVTRYPFFADHSRETFDMALDAAYQLAREVFWPSFQECDRIGVAFDGKQVRVPEAVHEIWRHCKEGGWFAPVAACEFGGQQFPHSLYAAALFLFNCANTTAAMYVSGAYGAGHLIDEFGSPEMKAKYLPPLYTGEWGGTMALTEPDVGTSVGDIKTTAVKAADGDYYLLKGTKRFISSGDQDITENIIHPVLARIKDAPPGVKGLSLFLVPKYRVNGDGSIGAFNDVVTAGVEHKMGLKASATCTLIFGEHDDCRAWLIGEANNGLQYMFQLMNRARIYVGIQAVAGASAAYQCALQYARERLQGRDVTCRDPLAPQVPIIEHTDVRNMLLRQKAFIEGVLGMILYCAKSADIREHIDDEAEKERLQQLLELLTPCCKAYVSDGAFESIRLAMQCLGGAGYCEEFPIAQMLRDNKVFSIYEGANGIQALDLLGRKVPMEQGAAVRTLMAEITRAIDEASAMPPLQPLAGKVQVAMNEVGATLMHLAGVGLSGDIPLYVANATAFLDMFSRLIMAWQLLLQAVAAQRALDAGAAEESFYRGKIETVRFYVNQELPHALSTASLLRENERTALDFKPEWFS; from the coding sequence ATGAGCAACGTTTTGACGGACATGCGTAATCTGCGATTCCTGCTGTACGAGGTGCTGAAGGCCGACGAAGTGACCCGATATCCCTTCTTCGCGGACCACTCGCGCGAGACCTTCGACATGGCGCTCGACGCCGCGTATCAACTGGCGCGGGAAGTGTTCTGGCCCTCGTTTCAGGAGTGCGACCGCATCGGCGTCGCGTTCGACGGCAAACAGGTGCGCGTGCCGGAGGCGGTGCATGAGATCTGGCGGCACTGCAAGGAAGGCGGCTGGTTCGCGCCGGTGGCGGCCTGCGAATTCGGCGGCCAGCAATTCCCGCACAGCCTGTACGCCGCCGCGCTGTTCCTCTTCAACTGCGCCAATACGACCGCCGCGATGTATGTGAGCGGCGCATACGGTGCGGGGCACCTCATCGACGAATTCGGCAGCCCTGAAATGAAGGCGAAGTACCTGCCGCCGCTGTACACGGGCGAATGGGGCGGCACCATGGCGCTGACCGAGCCGGACGTGGGAACCTCCGTCGGCGATATCAAGACCACTGCCGTCAAGGCGGCCGACGGCGACTATTACCTGCTCAAGGGCACGAAGCGCTTCATCTCCAGCGGTGACCAGGACATCACGGAAAACATCATTCACCCGGTGCTCGCGCGCATCAAGGATGCGCCGCCGGGCGTGAAGGGGCTGAGCCTGTTTCTCGTGCCCAAGTACCGGGTGAACGGCGACGGCAGCATCGGCGCGTTTAACGACGTCGTGACCGCGGGTGTCGAGCACAAAATGGGCCTGAAAGCGTCGGCAACGTGCACGCTGATCTTCGGCGAGCACGACGACTGCCGCGCGTGGCTTATCGGCGAGGCGAACAACGGGCTGCAGTACATGTTCCAGCTGATGAACCGGGCGCGCATCTATGTCGGCATCCAGGCGGTGGCCGGCGCGTCCGCCGCGTATCAATGCGCGCTGCAGTACGCGCGCGAGCGGCTCCAGGGCCGCGATGTGACCTGCCGCGACCCGCTGGCGCCGCAGGTGCCGATCATCGAGCACACGGATGTGCGCAACATGCTGCTGCGGCAGAAAGCCTTCATCGAGGGCGTACTGGGCATGATTCTTTATTGCGCCAAGTCGGCGGATATCCGCGAGCACATCGACGACGAGGCGGAGAAGGAACGGCTCCAGCAGTTGCTGGAGCTGCTGACGCCGTGCTGCAAGGCCTACGTCTCGGACGGCGCTTTCGAGTCGATCCGGCTGGCGATGCAGTGCCTGGGCGGCGCGGGCTATTGCGAGGAGTTTCCCATCGCGCAGATGCTGCGCGACAACAAGGTCTTCTCCATCTATGAGGGCGCCAACGGCATCCAGGCGCTCGACCTGCTCGGGCGCAAGGTGCCGATGGAGCAGGGCGCGGCCGTGCGCACGCTCATGGCGGAGATCACCCGCGCCATCGACGAAGCGTCGGCAATGCCGCCGCTCCAGCCGCTGGCCGGCAAGGTGCAGGTGGCGATGAACGAGGTAGGGGCGACGCTCATGCATCTGGCGGGCGTCGGTCTCTCCGGCGACATTCCGCTCTACGTCGCGAACGCCACGGCGTTCCTCGACATGTTCTCGCGCCTGATCATGGCGTGGCAGTTGTTGCTCCAGGCCGTCGCGGCGCAGCGCGCGCTGGACGCGGGCGCGGCGGAGGAATCGTTCTACCGGGGCAAAATCGAGACGGTCCGTTTCTACGTCAACCAGGAACTGCCGCACGCGCTTTCGACCGCCTCGCTCCTGCGCGAAAACGAGCGCACCGCGCTGGATTTCAAGCCGGAGTGGTTTTCCTGA
- a CDS encoding acyl-CoA dehydrogenase family protein, which translates to MILEHFEEEHHLFRQSARKFIEREVAPYQSQWEKDGIVPRELWRKAGEQGLLCPDVPEEYGGSGIRDYRYHQVLAEELVHTSGAGVGFSVHTDMVVPYITHFGSEAQKRKYLPKAVSGECITAVAMTEPNTGSDLSGIQTRAERRGDCYVLNGQKTFITNGILNDLVIVAARTGSEEDRQNISLLIVERGMDGYERGRNLEKVGLHAQDTAELFFRDVRVPVENRIGEEGCGFAYLMQRLPQERLSIAASGLSSAESALEMAVNYCRERTAFGRPIGKFQHSRFKLAEMKTEIEIGRVFVNHCVQLHNHGQLTPERAAMAKWWITEMQLRVINAGVQLHGGYGYMLEYPIARAFVDSRAQTIYGGTTEIMKEIIGRSMGF; encoded by the coding sequence GTGATCCTGGAACACTTCGAAGAGGAACACCACCTGTTCCGCCAGAGCGCGCGCAAGTTCATCGAGCGCGAGGTAGCGCCGTATCAGTCGCAGTGGGAGAAGGACGGCATAGTCCCGCGCGAGTTGTGGCGCAAAGCGGGCGAACAGGGGCTGCTCTGTCCCGATGTGCCGGAGGAATACGGCGGGTCCGGAATCCGGGACTACCGTTACCACCAGGTGCTTGCCGAGGAACTGGTGCATACCAGCGGCGCGGGCGTGGGTTTCAGCGTGCACACGGACATGGTCGTGCCCTACATCACGCATTTCGGGAGTGAAGCGCAGAAACGGAAGTACCTGCCGAAGGCGGTCAGCGGCGAGTGCATTACCGCCGTGGCGATGACGGAACCGAACACGGGCAGCGATCTGAGCGGCATCCAGACGCGGGCCGAGCGCCGCGGGGACTGTTACGTTCTGAATGGGCAGAAGACGTTTATCACGAACGGCATCTTGAACGATCTCGTCATCGTCGCGGCGCGCACCGGTTCGGAGGAAGACCGCCAGAACATCAGCTTGTTGATTGTGGAACGCGGCATGGATGGCTACGAGCGGGGCCGCAACCTCGAAAAGGTCGGGCTGCACGCGCAGGATACGGCGGAACTCTTTTTCCGTGATGTGCGCGTGCCTGTCGAGAACCGCATTGGCGAGGAAGGGTGCGGTTTCGCGTACCTGATGCAGCGGCTGCCGCAGGAGCGGTTGTCTATCGCCGCGTCGGGCCTGTCCAGCGCGGAAAGCGCGCTGGAAATGGCGGTGAACTACTGCCGGGAACGGACGGCCTTCGGGCGTCCGATCGGCAAGTTTCAGCACAGCCGGTTCAAGCTTGCGGAAATGAAAACCGAGATCGAGATCGGGCGCGTGTTTGTCAACCACTGCGTGCAACTGCACAACCACGGTCAATTGACGCCCGAACGCGCCGCCATGGCGAAGTGGTGGATCACGGAGATGCAGTTGCGCGTGATCAACGCGGGCGTGCAATTGCACGGCGGATACGGCTACATGCTCGAATACCCGATCGCCCGCGCGTTCGTGGACTCGCGGGCCCAGACGATCTACGGCGGGACCACGGAAATCATGAAGGAGATAATCGGCCGTTCCATGGGGTTCTGA